In the Fibrobacter succinogenes genome, GCAATGCTCACCAAAGCCACATTTCTGAGGTTTCTCGACATCTGTTGCAAGTTTCACAGAATCAATAATAGCAGCCCACGTGTACAAACGACCCGCGACATCGCAATTTTCAGATCTGTACGCAAAGCACCAGCTACGCTTCAAAAGACTTGGAGTTTTCACGCTATCGGCATAATTCAGATTTTGAGCCATCCATACCTGAGTGCCAATCGTCACCGTCTTGTAAACTTGTCCGTCACGGCTATCCACAATGGAGTCATACTTTATTTCAGGATTTAAGTACGCCTCCTTAGGAATACTCCAGTCAATATAGAAACCACTATAATTTACTGAAGGATACTCAACAAGTGCCGTTTCACCGAAGTTCTTTACGGATGTTTCAAATGAAGGAATTTCACTTGCAAAGCCCCAACTTTCAATATTCTTTCGAATCGAATCAAGTTTACCATCGGCTGCGGCATCTTGAGCCCATTTCGCGATTTCAAGTTTTGCATAGGAATCGTACCATACGCCATTCTTTGCAAAAAATTCATTGAATCTTTCAAAATGTTCTTCAAGAGTCGTGTCTTCAAATTCCGCCTGCATCATCACACTTATAGCCAACAAAGCCGCATTGCCATCACCTGCTTCAAAGATGTTCAAGTCTTCGGCTTCGGCAAAATCACCCTTGATATTGAACACAGCAAATATTTCTTTTTCAGCCTGTTTTTTCGCGTCAGCTAAAGACATCTTGTTCACGGTAACCAAATACATCACGCGTTCGTATTCCAAATGAGTGAGCACGTTGATATTCACACGATCTCGATTCTTGAGATTCGTCACCGCACGGAGTGTTAACTTTTCGGAAGACACCGCTCCTGTAATTTCGCTCAAGTAATAACCAGAGACCTCGAATACGGCGCATACCGAAGACAAATTAACGTCATCGACTTCATAGTCACCGCCGTTACTCTTGATAGTGGTTTCATAATACTCGCCTGTAGGCTCGAATGTTCGGCAATTAATACCTTGCACACTCACGACAGAGCCCTTGACAAACGGACCTTTCTGGGCAACACCCGCCACGTTCAACTCGGCGATGATTCCCGCATCTTCCGTGGTGCCGCCAGCCATGCCCTTATCATCAGAGCATGCCCAAAACATCGCCCCGACAATCAAGGCTTCTGCAATTTGGAACCATTTCTTAACCAAACACTTGTTCATACGAATCCTTCTCTTTTTTCCAAACACGAATTAATTTTTATTTGAGCCTTCTAGTTCTTGATACAGCGGACAGACCTTGCATTGTACTTATACGACCAAGCCAATTTTGCATATCTCGAAGAATAATCCATTGCAAGCGCATACCCATCATCATGATCGCGACTCACAATACTCCAGAAATACGTCAAACCTCCGGCGTAATCGAAATGAGGATTGATGGAGCGGTCTTCGTCTCGGTAATCATAACCACCGGCGGGTAAGGCAGAAAAGCCATACGGATTTTCATAGGATACACCCCAAGCCTCGTTCGCCTTCAACTTTGTAGCAGAACTATCGCCTACAAAATTGAGCAGCTCTCTAAATTCCGTCGTGTCAGGCAAATGCCATCCACTCGGGCAAACACCGCGAACTTTCCCTTCAAATTCGCAGACAACTTCATTACCGCATCCTTCTCCATCTTTACTGAATTGTGCAGCAGAATCCAGAGCCGCAGACCAAAGGTATAGACGTCCATACTTACCGCACGAATCCGGTTCATTCTTATAACAGAAACTAGAAGCGGAACCCGACCTAGTCTTTTGTTCATAAGCATAATTCAGATTTTGTGCCATCCAAATCTGATTACCGATTTTCACAGACTTGTATTTCTGATTATCGCGATCATCGACAAACTCACCATATTCAATCGAGGGGTTAAGGAAATCAAGTGCAGTCTTAGGCGGTTCCGCGCTGCTACTGCTTTCCACGCTAGACGAAGAAGCCACAGAGGAACTAGAAACGGCTGAACCCATGACGCAGCGGATTTGACTCATGCATATTGAGGGAGAAACCGAAGTAAAACCGCCCCCAGAAATTCCAATAGCATAATACATAGCACCATCGCCATCGAGAGAATCCGTCCAAAAGGTAGAAAGTCCATCATAACGGTCCCAATAACAATCTTCATACTTTTTTGAACTATCCTCCATCAAGGGTTCATAATACGGTAACGTCATGGAAAATCCATATTCATTAGTATATCGGTCCCACACCTTACTAGACGTAAGTGGACTAATAAGATCCATGTTGTGCTTATTCCATACATAACCGACCAAAGAATCCATTTCATCATACGAAGGAAGATGCCAGCCGTCAGGGCAAACGTTCACAGCCTCTTCCCATGTGTAAATAAGTCCATGAACTGGGCAAGATTTTTCAGTCGCAGATGGGCAAAGTGCACTTGACGCATTGGGAGTCGCATAGTTCATGCTCTGCGCCATCCAAGTGATTCCATTGATTTCTACATACTTATAAACCTGGCCATCGCGTTTATCCGTAAATTCACCGTAAACAATATCCGGGTTCAAGTAAGAGTCTTTTGAATCGTCACTGGATCCTATCGCTCCGCTCCAGGATGACGAACTGCTTACGTCATTGCGAGGAGTCGAAGACGACGAAGCAATCTCCTTGCCGCTAGACAAAGCGCCCGAACTGCTGGACGTTTCGGCAGGCTCAACGTTCTTGCTACTGCTCGTCATTCCGGCCTTAGTGCCGAACGAACTGCTACTCAGCGTAACACTGTCGCCATTAGCAACGGCTTTCACGTACGTTTCGAACAGAGGAACTTCATCAGCGTAGCCCCAGCTTTCGATATTCTTGCGGATTGTATCAAGTTTGCCGTTAGCCGCAGCACTTGTAGCCCAATTTGCAATTTCTCTTTTCGTATCGCCATCCAACGAGCCGTTCTGCGAAATTGCCGCAGAATATTCATCCAAACGTTCCGCGATTTGCGATTCCTTTGCATCGGCCAAAGCCATCACGCTCACAGCCAAGAGCGCCGCATTGCCTTCGCCCTTTTCAAGGATATTCAAGTCTTCGGATTTCGCGACATCGCCATTGATGTTAAACGATGCGAGAACTTCTTTTTCAGCCTGCTTTTTCGCTTCCGCAAACGTCTCGCCCTTTTCAGTCACCAAGTTCATCACGCGCTCGTATTCCAATTCCGTAAGCACGTTGATGTTCACATTCTTGCGATCCTTGAGGTTTGTCAGCGCATGGAGCGTCAGCTTTTCCGAAGACTTCTTTCCGGTGAGTTCGTTGAGGTAATAACCCGAAACTTCGAACATAGCGCATGTAGACGACAAAGTAACACTATCAACAACAAATTCACCTTTATCGTTCTTGACAGAGCCTTCGAAAAGTTCGCTCGTAAATTTCAACGTCTTGCAATCAATTCCCTGCACAGTTACGGCAGAGCCCTTGACAAACGGCCCTTTCTGCGTCACACCCGCCACGTTCAATTCGGCGACAATTCCCGCATCTTCCGTAGTACCGCCTGCAAAGCCGCCATCGTTCGAAGACGTGCAAGCCCCCAAAAGAGATAGAAACAAAAGAGTCGCTAAAAGTTTATTCAAGTTCATAAATTTTTTCTCCTTTCAACAACCCACAAACTTCACTGGATCTTTCGCCTTTACAGGCTCCGCTCAGGATGACACCTAAATACACCCTCATTTTCCAATCTCCTTTTCCTTAACACATACAACCGAACCCGGAGCATTTCCAGCATTCCCCGCGCATTCCGCATTTTCGCGGTGTTCATCACAGCCGGCACAATTATCAATTCGTTCGCTCATCGGGAACAGTTGCAAATTCAAACGGTAAACCTGTTCCGTTTCATCCTCTTCGCTAGCAATCGCCACAATGCGACGGCGACAATCCGCAAGTTCTTTTTTAATTCGTTCGTAGGCACGGCGCGTAAGCCCCATCGTAATGCCCGACATATCGCGTTCCGACAGCGGCAAGTCCAATGCTTTGACCGCAAACTCTCCCATTTGGCGCTGCATGTCACGAGCCGCCACCGGAACCGCGTCTACGCTCCCCATCGAAACAGACTTATCCGTCTGGCAATAGTTACCGCTCTTGTCCTTCTTCAAGAGGTTCGCCTTCACCAAAAAATCTAGCGTTTCAGAAACTTCTGCCGCTGAAATCTTCGGTTTACAGGCACGCGCTATTTCGAGAGGTTTTGCACCCGGCATGTGAGCGGCAAGCTCACGAATCACCGGGTTTTTCCACGATTTGAAGTAATCGAATTCCTCGTTCCCCAACACTCGGACCTTATGCGCCATCGCAAGCGCACAACGTTCTTCGAACGCCGATCTCTTCGCCTCGTCGTTTTTTGCATGGGCATAAGAAACCATCAGGACAAAATAGTCGTATTCAAAGCCGACAAGTCCCATGGCACCGGCAACCGACCCTGCGGAGCCAATGCTCAAATTCTTCTTGCCCTCGCAAACGTATTTCAGGTAAATCGGCGACGTAAAACCAGCCTTTCGAGCGAACTCACGCCACGTAAATGCCGAACAGCGCTTACGTTCATCGTAGTAGTCCTGGATGAACTTGCGATAATCGGTATATTCTACGATCTCCTTCATGTTTACAAATATAGCTAAACAAAATCATTTAGGAATACAAAATTGGCGTTTTTAGTCAAATTTTACCACTTTTAGCGTTTTTATAAAAATTTAAGCAATTTAGAATACAAACATGTATTCCAAGAATACAAGAAAACCCCGCGGCACTTTGTCCGCGGGGGCTTCCCTCCTTATTTAAAAGATTTTTTATTCGGCGTCTTTCACGCAACGAACACTTTGTCCATAGTACTTGTAATTCCGGTACGCATAAGCATTGGTGTAGACGTTATTTAGTTAGAAGGCCTTACCGGCGCAGTCGAAGGATCCCCTTTGACGCAACGGACACTTTGTCCATAAGACTTGCTATTCTGATACGTATAAGAATTGGTATAAATGTAATAAACATCCGAGCCCACCTTTTGCCAACTCGTTGCAGAAATTTTTCTTCCGGTCGGGAGTGCGGCAAAGCCGTAAAGATCCGTACCGTTATTGTCAGGCGTTCCGGCGTAGTCCCACCCGGTCAAGGCCTTGAGAGGCTCGCCAGCTACGCCGCCAGATCCTAACGCCACGCTCAACAACCCCCATTCATAGATTGACGGCAAATGCCAGCCATCAGGACAAATTCCCTGCACAGCGCGATCAAGTCCGCACTTTTTACCATAGCCGCAAACCAACGGTTCCTTCGAATCATTCGCCAAGGCAACAGAGTCAATTGCCGCCGCCCAGCTGTAATAACGACCGCCCACCTGGCAATTTTTTTCTTCATTATTGTAGCACCAGTTGCCGCCCTTCAAGCTCGGAGTCTTGACGCTATCGGCATAGTTCAGGTTTTCAGCCATCCACACCTGCGAATAATTCGAGTCTGGCACTTCAATTTTCACGACCTTGTAAACTTTCTTGTCGCGCGGGTCAATCATCGAAGCGGTCCCAAACTCTTCAACCACCTCTTCAAACGCAGGAATTTCATCGGACCCGCTCCACTTCTCTAGATTGTCGCGGACTGTTTCAAATTTACCATCGTCCTTAGCAGCGCTTGCCCAATCCGCCATTTTCGTTTTTGTTTTTTCGTCGTTCCATTCACCAGTCTTCGTGATAGACGAAGCAATAGCATCTATACGATCTGTCAATTCTTCGGCATTCAAATCCGATTGCAACAACACACTCGTTGCAAGGAGGGTCGAGTTTCCATCGCCCTTTTCATAAATGCTCATGCCTTCAAACGACTCAAAAAGGTCCATTATGCCCAACGAAGCAAGGACTTCTTTTTCGGCCTGCATTTTCGCATCGGCAAAGGACATTTTTTCTTTAGAGACAAGGTTCATCACGCGCTCGTATTCCAGTTCCGTGAGCACGTTGATGTTCACAGACTTTCTGTCGCTCAAATCCGAGATTGCATGAAGCGTCAACTTATTCGAAGACTTCTCACCAGTAAATTCATTGAGGTAATAGCCGGAGACCTCGAATAAAGCGCAAGACGCCGAGAGGTTCACATCGTCAACGCCAAAGTCACCCTTGTTGCTCTTGACTTTTCCCGTGAATTTCTCCTCCGTGAATTCCATGGTCTTGCAGTCAAGGCCTTGCACCGTCACCTCAGACCCCTTCACGAACGGCCCCTTTTGCGCCAAGCCGGCCACATCCAGATCCTTGATGGCTACAACACCCGCATCACCCGAAGCACCGCCCGCGACCTTTTCAGAAGAACACGCCGCAAGAATCAAGGATACCACAGCAATGGCCGGAAAGACATTGCCAAATAATTTATACAAGTTATTTCTCATTTTTCTCTTCCTTATTCAAAACTGTTTCACTTTTATTCAGCCATTCGCTCATCGGGAACAACTGCATATTCAAACGATAAACGCAATCGGTTTCGTCATCGTCCGTCGCGATAGCCACCACACGCCGCCAAAAATCTTCCATTTCCTTTTTTATCCGTTCGTAAGCGCGATGCGTAAGGCCAAGCGTGTACCCCGACATCACGCGTTCCGAAAGCGGCAAGTCAAGCGACTGGATTGCAAATTCCCCCATCTGGCGCTGCAAATCACGAGCCGCCAAAGGTACCGCCTCCACAGGCGCCATCTTAATAGCCTTATCCGTTTGCTGGTAGTTTCCGCTCTTGTCCTTCTTCAAGAGTTTCGCCTTCACCAAAAAATCAAGCGTTTCAGAAACTTCGGCCGCCGAAATCTTTTGCTTGCAGGCATGAGCTATTTCAAGAGGCTTTGCACCAGGCATGTGCGGGGCCAATTCGCGAATCACGGAATTTTTCCATGACTTAAAATAATTGAACTCTTCATCCCCAAGAACACGCATCTTGTGCGCCCGCGCCATTGCACAACGTTCTTCAAACGCGGCACGCTTCTCCCCATCGCTTTTCGCATGCGCATACGACACCATAAGAACAAAATAATCATATTCAAAACCGACAAGCCCCATGGCATTCGCAACTGAGCCCGCCGATCCAACACTCAGATTTTTCTTGCCTTCGCAAACATACTTTAAATAAACATCCGAAGAAAAGCCCGCCTTCTGGGCGAACGCATGCCAAGAAAACGCTGAAGTACGCTTACGTTCATCGTAGTAGTCCTGGATGAACTTGCGGTAATCTGTATATTCAACAATTTCCTTCATGAGTACAAATATAACTTTTCCGGCGTATTTAGAACATAAAATTGGCGTTTTTCGTCAAATTTTACCATTTTTCGCAATTTTACAAAAATTTCAGCAATTTAGAACATGACACAAATGTTCTAGGAACATAAAAATCCCCGCGGCACTTTGTCCGCGGGGAGTCCTCCTTACAAAAAATCACTTTTACTGTTCAACATATCTTATGCAACGGACAAAAGCGCTATGCGGCGCATTACTACTACACGTCACTTTTATGGAATAATCGACATCCACCGTCATCCAATATCGACATCCACCCCAGTGCATGCCGGGACCCGATATATTGGAAACCCAATATGGCACAACGTTGCCGCCATCCGCAAAAATAAAGTCCCTTTCAGCATCCGAAAAAAGTTGTTTTTTGTCATCTTCGGAAGCGCGATTCAACAAGATGTCAAAATCACCGCTCGTCGGAACACGCCATCCACTAGGGCAAACACCTGCAGCAGGGTCATCAGGATTATAACCTCCATAATATTCTACACCATCATAAGTATATGTTCCTGGACCGTCATAGAGATAACCATAAGCATCACAATTTCCACGGAAGCACTCATAAGCACCTTCATAAGAATCGTCGTCATATCTAAGATTTGAAGCCATCCAGTCAACGCCATCTATATTCACAACCTTATACACACGGTCATCTCGAGGATCTCTCATCGCACGGCAAGTATCACAACCAATAAGATGTCCATTAACATTCGCCGTCCAACCAATATCCTTTTCACAAACAAATTCCAACCCAGAGTAAATACTAAACGGATTATTATTTTTCGCACTTTTCCCCACATTCGACGCATCGCACTTTCCAAGGCCATACTGTTTAGCCCAGAAATATTCCACATAAGGTTCAAATGCCGGAACTTCTGCAATTTCCCACGACTCGATATTCTTGCGAATTACTCCCAATTCGTTATTGCCCGAAAGACTCAAGCCACAAGCAACATCCGCTATTTTCGTTTTTAGAGCAGAATCACTCCAAACGCCGTCATCAGCAAGATCATCGCTGATTTCGGTTAAACGTCCCAATAACGCAGCTTCCGATTCCTTTCCAAGCAAAAGAATATTAATTGCAAGTAAAGCCGCATCGCCTTCGCTATTGCCAAAAATATCCAAATGCTCAACATTTTCATGCACAACATCATCATAAAAAGTGGCAAACACTTCACGATCCGATTGGCGTTTAGCCTCGGCAAAAGATTTATTTTTTTCTTGCACAAGATTACGCATTCTTTCGTATTCAAGATGCGTCAGCAAATTGATATTCACTTGAGACTGGCCATCCAATTCAGCAAGAGCTTTTAAAAAAATCGAGCCATTTGAATTAGCACCCGTCATCTCATTGCGATAATAACCATACACCTCAAGTAGAACATACGGAGATTCCAGTTTCAAATAATCAATAAAGAACTCTCCCTTATTGTTATTGATTTTTCCTTTAAAGTTTTTCCCAGTCTGTTCAAGGGTGCGACCATCAAGTTCCCGTACAGTCACAGATGAGCCTACTAAAAGAGGACCTTTTTGAGAAACACCTTCAATAGAGCCATTAAACAGAACCACCGAATTCGAGAAATCAGATGATTCTTCTAGAGCGCAGCCACCAAACAAGCTTACCAAAACAAACTCAATAAAAAACAGCATCTTTTTCATTTTAAAATTCTCCCATTTACAAATCCTTTACACAGCGAACCGAATAAAGTCTATTAGCTCTTGTTATACTCATATTAATCTTCAAATATCCATCAAATTCAATAGCAACGCCACCCTGATATTGAACTTCAACACCATTTCTATTTACACCCCAATCATTAAAAATGCCGCTAGAACTTGTCCAAAATCCAGAAAATCGTTCATCGCGAAGCCCATCATAAAACGAACCCACAGGTTTAACGCTAAAGCCATAAGGATCATTCACTTCATGAATAACATAACCATTTTCAAACCAATCATGAACATCACTTAAGTCATTATTAGCTCCATAATAAGTTTTTTCAATAGAACCAATCCTACTAATTTCAACATTGTCAGCAACCATCGTAAGCAAAGAATCCCATTCATCGCGA is a window encoding:
- a CDS encoding fibrobacter succinogenes major paralogous domain-containing protein, which encodes MNKCLVKKWFQIAEALIVGAMFWACSDDKGMAGGTTEDAGIIAELNVAGVAQKGPFVKGSVVSVQGINCRTFEPTGEYYETTIKSNGGDYEVDDVNLSSVCAVFEVSGYYLSEITGAVSSEKLTLRAVTNLKNRDRVNINVLTHLEYERVMYLVTVNKMSLADAKKQAEKEIFAVFNIKGDFAEAEDLNIFEAGDGNAALLAISVMMQAEFEDTTLEEHFERFNEFFAKNGVWYDSYAKLEIAKWAQDAAADGKLDSIRKNIESWGFASEIPSFETSVKNFGETALVEYPSVNYSGFYIDWSIPKEAYLNPEIKYDSIVDSRDGQVYKTVTIGTQVWMAQNLNYADSVKTPSLLKRSWCFAYRSENCDVAGRLYTWAAIIDSVKLATDVEKPQKCGFGEHCVFTEKVRGICPEGWHLPDTTEWKTLISFAGGDDIAGERLESHIGMYEDSGTDDFGFSAFPAGEKYRDRFFFEDSRDVHFWTASEESKDDRSSCSADFSYASVWFSCGFKDNGLSVRCVRDEPAAVSLSSSSNNAVLNSSSSDEAYVSPRDINWSIPKEDHLNPNIKYDSIVDKRDGQVYKTVKIGTQIWMAQNLNYADSVNTPSLLKRNWCYGDKPENCEFGGRLYTWAAAVDSIKLANDAENPQFCGYLTNCSFPAKYQGICPEGWHLPDTTEWRTLIFQVSNDASVAGYKLASRVGWFEEANGTDDYGFSAYPVGDKYRDYDFSEFAPDNRTAFFWSITENTRDKQLGYSFRIFYGGTGYTGDFKDSGFSIRCLKN
- a CDS encoding FISUMP domain-containing protein; its protein translation is MNLNKLLATLLFLSLLGACTSSNDGGFAGGTTEDAGIVAELNVAGVTQKGPFVKGSAVTVQGIDCKTLKFTSELFEGSVKNDKGEFVVDSVTLSSTCAMFEVSGYYLNELTGKKSSEKLTLHALTNLKDRKNVNINVLTELEYERVMNLVTEKGETFAEAKKQAEKEVLASFNINGDVAKSEDLNILEKGEGNAALLAVSVMALADAKESQIAERLDEYSAAISQNGSLDGDTKREIANWATSAAANGKLDTIRKNIESWGYADEVPLFETYVKAVANGDSVTLSSSSFGTKAGMTSSSKNVEPAETSSSSGALSSGKEIASSSSTPRNDVSSSSSWSGAIGSSDDSKDSYLNPDIVYGEFTDKRDGQVYKYVEINGITWMAQSMNYATPNASSALCPSATEKSCPVHGLIYTWEEAVNVCPDGWHLPSYDEMDSLVGYVWNKHNMDLISPLTSSKVWDRYTNEYGFSMTLPYYEPLMEDSSKKYEDCYWDRYDGLSTFWTDSLDGDGAMYYAIGISGGGFTSVSPSICMSQIRCVMGSAVSSSSVASSSSVESSSSAEPPKTALDFLNPSIEYGEFVDDRDNQKYKSVKIGNQIWMAQNLNYAYEQKTRSGSASSFCYKNEPDSCGKYGRLYLWSAALDSAAQFSKDGEGCGNEVVCEFEGKVRGVCPSGWHLPDTTEFRELLNFVGDSSATKLKANEAWGVSYENPYGFSALPAGGYDYRDEDRSINPHFDYAGGLTYFWSIVSRDHDDGYALAMDYSSRYAKLAWSYKYNARSVRCIKN
- a CDS encoding TIGR02147 family protein, whose amino-acid sequence is MKEIVEYTDYRKFIQDYYDERKRCSAFTWREFARKAGFTSPIYLKYVCEGKKNLSIGSAGSVAGAMGLVGFEYDYFVLMVSYAHAKNDEAKRSAFEERCALAMAHKVRVLGNEEFDYFKSWKNPVIRELAAHMPGAKPLEIARACKPKISAAEVSETLDFLVKANLLKKDKSGNYCQTDKSVSMGSVDAVPVAARDMQRQMGEFAVKALDLPLSERDMSGITMGLTRRAYERIKKELADCRRRIVAIASEEDETEQVYRLNLQLFPMSERIDNCAGCDEHRENAECAGNAGNAPGSVVCVKEKEIGK
- a CDS encoding FISUMP domain-containing protein, with the translated sequence MRNNLYKLFGNVFPAIAVVSLILAACSSEKVAGGASGDAGVVAIKDLDVAGLAQKGPFVKGSEVTVQGLDCKTMEFTEEKFTGKVKSNKGDFGVDDVNLSASCALFEVSGYYLNEFTGEKSSNKLTLHAISDLSDRKSVNINVLTELEYERVMNLVSKEKMSFADAKMQAEKEVLASLGIMDLFESFEGMSIYEKGDGNSTLLATSVLLQSDLNAEELTDRIDAIASSITKTGEWNDEKTKTKMADWASAAKDDGKFETVRDNLEKWSGSDEIPAFEEVVEEFGTASMIDPRDKKVYKVVKIEVPDSNYSQVWMAENLNYADSVKTPSLKGGNWCYNNEEKNCQVGGRYYSWAAAIDSVALANDSKEPLVCGYGKKCGLDRAVQGICPDGWHLPSIYEWGLLSVALGSGGVAGEPLKALTGWDYAGTPDNNGTDLYGFAALPTGRKISATSWQKVGSDVYYIYTNSYTYQNSKSYGQSVRCVKGDPSTAPVRPSN
- a CDS encoding TIGR02147 family protein, which translates into the protein MKEIVEYTDYRKFIQDYYDERKRTSAFSWHAFAQKAGFSSDVYLKYVCEGKKNLSVGSAGSVANAMGLVGFEYDYFVLMVSYAHAKSDGEKRAAFEERCAMARAHKMRVLGDEEFNYFKSWKNSVIRELAPHMPGAKPLEIAHACKQKISAAEVSETLDFLVKAKLLKKDKSGNYQQTDKAIKMAPVEAVPLAARDLQRQMGEFAIQSLDLPLSERVMSGYTLGLTHRAYERIKKEMEDFWRRVVAIATDDDETDCVYRLNMQLFPMSEWLNKSETVLNKEEKNEK
- a CDS encoding FISUMP domain-containing protein, whose product is MKKMLFFIEFVLVSLFGGCALEESSDFSNSVVLFNGSIEGVSQKGPLLVGSSVTVRELDGRTLEQTGKNFKGKINNNKGEFFIDYLKLESPYVLLEVYGYYRNEMTGANSNGSIFLKALAELDGQSQVNINLLTHLEYERMRNLVQEKNKSFAEAKRQSDREVFATFYDDVVHENVEHLDIFGNSEGDAALLAINILLLGKESEAALLGRLTEISDDLADDGVWSDSALKTKIADVACGLSLSGNNELGVIRKNIESWEIAEVPAFEPYVEYFWAKQYGLGKCDASNVGKSAKNNNPFSIYSGLEFVCEKDIGWTANVNGHLIGCDTCRAMRDPRDDRVYKVVNIDGVDWMASNLRYDDDSYEGAYECFRGNCDAYGYLYDGPGTYTYDGVEYYGGYNPDDPAAGVCPSGWRVPTSGDFDILLNRASEDDKKQLFSDAERDFIFADGGNVVPYWVSNISGPGMHWGGCRYWMTVDVDYSIKVTCSSNAPHSAFVRCIRYVEQ